The genomic interval TCTTCCAGCCCGACGCGCTTGGCGGTCTCCGCCTTGTTCTTCGCGCGCTCCGTCTTCTTTTCGGTCGCCTTGGCGAGGTCCTTGGTTTCCTTCGGCGTCAGCTTCTGCCCGGCGTCGCGCTTGGCCTGCAACTGCGCGGACATCGCGATGCGCGTCTGCGCCTGATAGATGCTGTACCCGCCGCCGCACAACTGCATCACGGCCATGATCAGCCCGAGCCCGAGCAGAGTCTTCGGCCCCAGCCGGCGGAACAGGAAAGCGACCAGGGCGGCGATGCCATAGGTGTGCAGGATGTCGCCGGGCCAGAGCAGGATGAAGATGTGCACGAGCCCGAACAGGAACAGCACCAGATTGCGCGCATAATAGCTGCGCATCACCGCCCAGTCGCCGAACAGGACATGCAGCGACGTGCGGAACCAGCCGTCCGGTCGCTCCGCCGACGTCTGCAGCGCACCCGCCGCGCGATCCGTCAGGATCACCATGCCGACGCCGAACAGCATTTCCAGCATGCAGCGCGCGGTACCGTTGGCGAATATGTCGCGCATGAACCACGCGACCTGATCCGCCTGGCTCCAGCCGAGATGGCGCGGGTCGTCGAACGACGCCCAGAGCGATCCGCCCATGTCGTTGATGTTCATGAACAGGATGCCGAGGATCGCGATCCCCCGCAGGATATCCAGCCCGGCGACGCGCGGCGCGCCGTCCGGTTCGGTGGCCGTCGTCATCGTCACGTCGTTCATCGCGTATCCCCCCGCAAATCTCGTGATCGAAAGATAATCAAAATCGGTACGACCCCGCAATGGTGGCGATGAATGCCGCGAAAAATAACGTATCCGGCAAGACAATACATATATCGTCACCCCGGACTTGTTTCGGGGCCCACTGTGCCGGCAGCACGCCGACTACATTTCGATAAGTGTCGAAAGCCGCTTGGTGGGCCCCGGAACAAGTCCGGGGTGACGATCGGAGCGCCTCAAACTGCTCCAATTGACCACTGCATCCTAGCGTCGCCAGCAACCGGCGACATGATCGTCCACTATTCCGCACGCCTGCATCCACGCATAGACGATCACCGGCCCGACGAACTTGAATCCGCGCGCCTTCAGGGCCTTGGACATCTCTTCCGACAGTGGCGTCTTGGCCGGCGCATGTAGTCCGTCGCCGCGGATCGGGGCGCCGCCGGCCATGCCCCAGACGAAGGCGGAGAAATCCTCGCCCGCGTCCCGCATCGCGAGATAGGCGCGCGCATTGCCGATCACCGCCTCGATCTTCGCACGGGAACGTATGATACGCGGATCGACCACCAGCCGCGCGACGTCGCTGTCGTCGAACCGTGCGACCTTCTCGGGATCGAAGCCGGCGAACCCCTCGCGAAACGCATCGCGTTTGTTGAGGATGATGCTCCACGACAGCCCGGCCTGGAACCCGTCGAGTTGCAGCTTTTCCCACAGCGCCCGGCTGTCGCGCTCCGGCACGCCCCATTCCTCGTCGTGATAGGCCTGCATCACCGGTGTCGACTCCGCCCAGGGGCAGCGCGTTCGGGTCATGATATTTCCCTCTCCCCGCCGATATGCGGCTCTGGCGGACGGCAAGCCTATAGGGCATTGGCGAGCGCGATGGAGCAGGAAACCACGATCGCCCCGCCGCGGGAGCAGTCCGCCACCGGCTGGCTGAAGCGCGAGGCCGGGCCGGCGATCCTGCTCGCCTGCGCGATGGTGTGCGCGGCCGGCGCGACGGCGTTGGCCTATCGTCCCGGTCTGATGACCTGGGATGCGATCCGCCAATACGATCAGGCGCTGAGCGGCGAGTTCGACGACTGGCATCCGCCGGCGATGGAATGGCTGTGGCGGCAATTCGTGCCGCTCCATGCCGGGCCGGCACCGATGCTGGCGTTGCAACTGGCACTGTTCTGGGGCGGGCTGGCCATGCTCGCGGCCTGGGCCTTGCGACGCGAGCGCCGCGGGCTGGCGGTGGCGCTGGTCGCCTGCGGGATGGTGCCGCTGTGTCTGGCGCTGATGGGCGCGGTGTTGAAGGATTGCTTGATGGCGGGCACGCTGCTCGCCGTCACCGGCCTGCTCGCGTGGCGGATCGAGGCGCGCGGACATCGCGCAGCGATCCTCGCCGGGCTCGCGCTGCTGCTGCTGATCGCCACCGCGACGTTGCGCTTCAACGCCTTCCTCGCCGGGGCTCCCGTGTTCGTCGCGCTGATGCCCGAAGCGGCGCGACGTACGAAGCTTCGCCTGGCCGCCACCTCGCTCGTCGCGACCGCCATCCTGCTGGCCGCCCTGCCCGTCGCCAACCGCCTGATCGGCGCGCGATCGAGCGGCGTGGAGCTGTCGCTGGTGATCTTCGATCTCGGCGGCATCACCGACCATAGCGGCGTGGATGCCTTCCCGGCGCTTCCCGGCATCTCCGATCCCGTCGCGGTAAACCATCGTTGCTACTCTCCGGTGAAATGGGATCCCTATGCCTGGTGGGTCGAAGATCCCTGCCCGATCGGGTTCGAGACTGTCGGTGCGGCGCTGAAGGCGCGCCATATCGGCCCCTACGCCTTCCACGTTCGCGCGATCCTCGCGCATCCGCTCGCCTATGCCGAACACCGGCTGGCGCACTTCAACATCAACACGCGCTTCCTCGTGGCGGACGAAATCGAACGCCCCGTCCAGGTCGAGGGTCCGCCGAACGACTGGGGCTATCACGTCACGCCCAACGCGATCCTGTCGGCGATTGACGCGGCGACGCTGGCCAGCGCGCATACCCCGCTGGGCTGGCCGATCGTGTGGATCGCATTGGCCTTCGGCGTGCTGACGATCGCCTTGGACCTGCCATCGCGGCGCATCGTCGTGCCGGTCGCGCTATCGGCGTTGCTGTACGGGCTCGGCTACGGGGTGTTCAGCGTGGCCGCCGAACTGCGCTATCATCTTTGGACATTGCTCGCGGCGGCGATCGCGGTCGTGATCGCCGGCTCCGACGTGTTCGGTGGCGCCCCAGTGTCGCGCGATCGCCTGGCCCTCGCCGCCGCCCCGGCGATGATCGTCACCATCCTGTGCATCGTCTGGCGGGTGACCTGATCACTCGCCGGGCTGGTTGATCCAGTAATGGTCCTGGACGATCTGCGATTCGACCGGACGGTTGTTCGCGTCGCGTGACGGCTTGAAACGGAAGCGCTGCTCGATCAGCCGGCAGGTCAGCAGATCCAGCTCGCGGCTGCCGCTCGATCGGGTCACCACGCAGTTCGCCGCCCGGCCGGACAGGGTGACGAGGTAGCGCACCGACACCTTCCCGCCGATTCCGGCTTCCGCGATGTCGAACGGCCAGTCGCCACGTCCGATCTCGCCCTTGGTCTGACGCGGCGGGATTTCGCGCCCGCCGTCGCCATCGCCGTCGCCGGATCGGCCGTTGCCGGTGCCATCCCCCTGCCCGCCACTGCCCGTGCCGGGCCCGATCACATTGGCTTTGCCGGCCGTCGCCTGATTGCCCACGCCGGGCTTTTCCGCGACCGGGATAGGCGGCGGCACCGGCGGTGGAATGATCGGCTGCGGCGCGACCACCTCGGTCGCCTTGGATCGCAGATTGGGGGGCGAGGCCGCGCCTTCGGCCTTGCGACTGACGACCTTGTGCGGTTTCAGAATTTCCTTCGGCGGCGGCGGTCGCGGCGGCAGCAAGTTGAACGCCGCGAGGCTGTCGCGCGCGACCTGCGGGAAATGCACCGCCAGCCCGGCAATCAACGCATAGCCTAACCCCGCCTGTACGACGATCGCCAGGATCGCACCCCTGACACGGTCTTTCCTGCCGGATTGGGCAAAGCTCATACGGGCCCAACGCGCCACGCGCGGAATCGTTGGCAGCGAAAAGGGCGCCGGAACCGTAGTCCCGACGCCCTTCACTTATCTCAGCGAAACCGCGTCTGAAATCACTCGGCGGCGGCGGCACCCTTGGCCGGGCGCGTGTCGCGGCGCTCGGCGATACGTGCCGATTTGCCGGTGCGGCCACGCAGGTAATACAGCTTGGCACGACGCACGGCGCCCTTGCGGACGACTTCGATGCTGTCGATGTTCGGCGAATAAAGCGGGAACACGCGCTCCACGCCTTCGCCGAACGAAATCTTGCGCACGGTGAAGTTGCTGCCCATGCCCTTGTTCGACCGCGCGATGCACACGCCTTCGTAATTCTGGACGCGGGTGCGTTCACCTTCGACCACCTTCACGCCGACCTTCAGCGTATCGCCGGGGCGGAAGTCGGGGATCTTCTTGGTCTCGAGAAACTTCGCGATGTTCTCGGCTTCGATCGTCTGGATGAGATTCATCTCATTCGTCCTTCATTCGTCGTCGCGCGCCAGAGGGCGACTGGACCCGAGCGCCCTCATGACGCTCCCAAAGATCCGGCCGCCTTAGCCGTGTGTCGGTCTCGGCGATCGACTTGCGCCATGCCGAGATCCTCGCATGATCCCCCGATCGCAACACTTCGGGGATCGTGCGCCCTTCCCATTCATATGGTCGGGTATATTGCGGGTATTCGAGCAGGCCCCCTTCGAAGCTCTCGTCCACGCCGCTGGAAGCCGCGCCCATTACGCCGGGAAGCAGCCGAATGCAAGCGTCGAGCAGCACCAGTGCCCCCATCTCCCCACCGGACAGGATATAATCCCCGATCGACACCTGCTCGACCGCCCGCCCCTCGAAGATCCGCTCGTCGAACCCCTCGAACCGCCCGCACAGGATGGTCACGCCCTCGCCCGCCGCAAGATCGCGTACTTTCGTCTGCGTCAGCGGAATGCCGCGCGGTGTCATGGCCAGGATCGGGCGACCCGCCGGCGCGCTGTCGATCGCCGCCGCCAGGATATCGGCGCGCAGCACCATCCCCGCCCCGCCGCCCGCAGGCGTGCCGTCCACCGTGCTGTGCTTGTCCGTCGCGAAGTCGCGGATGTTGACCGCATCGAGGCTCCAGATCCCCTCGCCCAGCGCCCGCCCGGCCAGCGACGTGCCGAGCGGTCCGGGAAACATCTCCGGATACAGCGTCAGGACGGTCGCCGCGAAGGTCATCGCCGCGCCAGCCACCGCTGGAAATAGAAGGTTGCGAGCCAGCCGAGCAGGAACTCGACGACAGCCGCGATCGCGAAGACGAACGCCATCGCCATCGCCTGCTTGCAGGAATTCCCGGCGCAGCGCTCCGGGCTCGCCATGCTGGCGGAGGCGAACACGAAGGCGCACAACAGCAGGATGATCCCCGGCAGGATCGCCGCCGACACCCAACCGATCTTGAACGGCGGCCAGAGCGGCCGGAAGCGCCGGACGCCCAGGCTGATCACGGGGGCGAGCGCAATGATGATCAAGCCGAATATCAGGTCCATCGCCAATTCCTTCATTGTTGAGCCGACAGGGTGTCAGCCGATGTCACACGGTCCAATTCTCGACCCGAAGACCGGCGATATCGGCGAAATCGTGAACGTTGTTAGTGACTAGCGTGAGGCCGAGCGACAAGGCATGTGCGGCTATCAGGCGATCGAAGCTGTTGCGTTTGAACGGCAATGTCGCATAGCGGAGCGCGGAATCGCGATCGAACTCGACCAGCGCTACTTCGCGCAGAAAAGTCTCCAGCACTTCCATCAGCGGTGCCTTACGCCGCACAGAATTCTGTATCACCTGGCCGAGACTGATCGTCGATACGGCGAGGTCGCCCGCCTCGCACGCCGTCACGCGAGTAAACAAGGCGGGCTTGGTGCCGATCAACAGATCGATGATCGTATTGGAATCGAGCAGGAACTTCATTTCCGGTCGTTCGACCACCCCTGCCAGTCCGGATCATCCCAGCCGCGCGGCGAGTGATCGAACACGCGATCCTCCCGCAAAAGCGGTTCCAGACCCGGACATGATCCCCAGATCCCGGTCAGATCCACCTTGCGCCTGGGGGCCTCGACCGGCTCGATCCGGAACGACATCGGAGCTTCGCGGATCATGCGCAATTCGGTGCCCTCGGCGATGCCCATGCCCTTGGGCAGACGCAAAGCGACCGAATTGCCCGATTTGAACGTCCTACCGAGATATTCGTCACCCATGACGGCCTCCGTATACACGCAATGTATATACTAGACGATATACGCCCCGTCAACCACCAGCCGGTCCCCGTTCCAGTCCGGTACCGCATCGGCATTCATCGGCACCATGAAGCGTTTGCCGGCCTTGCCGCCCTCCGACGGCCGCTCGACCTCGATCACGTCCCCCGCCCCGAAATCGTCGATCGCCACGACGGTGCCGAGCGCCTCTCCCTCGGTCGACACTACGGACAGGCCCAGCAGATCGGCGTGGTAATATTCGCCCTCCGCCAGCGGCGGTAGCTCTGATCGCAGCACGGTCAGTTCCGTACCGCGCATCGCCTCGGCGGCGTTGCGATCGCTGACTTCGGCGATGCGCGCGATCGTCCCGTTGCTGCCATGGCGCGTGCTCTTCAACGTCAGCGTGCCGCCGTTGAAGCTTTTGTAGGCGCTCAAGTCCTCGGTGAAGAGCTTGAGACGGATTTCCCCCGTCACGCCATGCGCGCCGATCACGACGGCGAGCGTAACGGGGGAATCCCCACCCTTTCCGCTTGCGGAAGGGATTTCAGGCTGCATCAGCCCTCGGCCGGTGCCTGGGCCGACTTGCCCTCTGCGGTGTCGGCGGTGTCACCGGCATCGCTGTCCGGGGTCGCCTCGTTCGCGGTCGGCTCGGCGGCGGCGGCTTCGGCAACCGCTTCGGCTTCCGGGGTCGGTTCTGCGGTCGCAGCTTCGACTTCGGCGGCAGCGACGGCTTCGGCCTCGGCAGCCTGTGCCGCGGTCTTGGCTTCCTCGGCCTCGGCCAGCTTGGTCGCACGCTCTTCGGCGCGCTCGGTGGCCTTCTCGCCCGGCTTGCCCTTGTTCGGGTTGACGCGGGCCGCGCGCTCACGGACGCCGGCGACGTCGAGGAAGCGGGCGACACGATCGGTCGGCTGCGCGCCGACGCTCAGCCAATGCTTGGCACGATCGGAATCGAGCACGACGCGCTTCTCGTCGTCCTTGGCGAGCAGCGGGTTGTAGGTGCCGATCTTCTCGATGAACTTGCCGTCGCGCGGTGCGCGGGCATCGGCGACGACGATCTTGTAATACGGACGCTTCTTGGAACCGCCACGGGTAAGGCGAATGCTGACTGCCATTTTACTTCCTTCTTCTTCTATTCGTCACCCCAGCGAAAGCTGGGGTCTTTGGGTTGTAGGTCGCGCCATTGCCGTTTGAGATCCCAGCCTGCGCTGGGATGACGACAGCGGCTGGGGGTTATTTCTTCTTGTTGAGCAGATTTTCGAAGCCGGGCGGCAACTTGGCCTGACCGCCGCCGAGGCCGGGAAGGCCCCCGCCGCCGGCACCGCCGAGGCCGCCTAGGCCGCCAAGCCCACCGGCCCCGCCCATGCCACCGCCGCCGAAACCACCACCGCCCTTGCCGAACATCGCCGCCATGCCCTTCAGCCCGCCCATCTTGCGGATCTTCTTCATGGCGGAGGACATTTCGAGATGCATCTTGAGCAGTTTGTTCACGTCCTGCACGGTCGTGCCGCTGCCCTTGGCGATGCGGATCTTGCGCTTGGCGTTGATCAGATCGGGCTTGGTCCGCTCCTTCTGCGTCATCGACGTGATCATCGCATCCATGCGCAGCAGGATCTTCTCGTCCACGCCGCCGCCGGCCATCGCCGCCTTGGCCTTGGCCATGCCGGGGATCATGCCGGCCAGTGCCCCCAGCCCACCCATTCGGCGCATCTGCGCGAGTTGGCTGCGCAGGTCGTTCATGTCGAACTGGCCCTTGGCGAGCTTCGCCGCCATCGCCTCGGCCTCGTCCTGCTGGACGGCCTCCGCCGCGCGCTCGACCAGCCCGACCACGTCGCCCATGCCGAGGATGCGGCCCGCCACGCGCGACGGGTGGAACGCCTCCAGCGCATCCAGCTTCTCGCCCATGCCGGCGAACTTGATCGGCTTGCCGGTCACGGCCCGCATCGACAGCGCCGCGCCGCCGCGCGCATCGCCGTCCATCCGGGTCAGCACGACACCGGTCAGCGGCACCTGATCGGAGAAGTTCTTCGCGACGTTGACCGCGTCCTGGCCGGTCAGCGCATCGACGACCAGCAGGATCTCGGTCGGCTGCGCGACATCGGCGACGGCGCGCATCTCGTCCATCAGCGCCTGATCGACATGCAGTCGGCCGGCGGTATCGAGCATCAGGACGTCATAGCCCTGCAGCTTCGCCGCCTGCAGCGCGCGGCGGGCGATCTCCACCGGTTGCTGCCCGGTGATGATCGGCAGCGTCTGCACATCGGCCTGCGTGCCCAGCACGGCGAGCTGTTCCTGCGCGTTCGGGCGATTGACGTCGAGCGACGCCATCAGCACCTTCTTGCGCTCGCGCCCAGCCTTGCCCCCGCTCAGCCGCAAAGCGATCTTCGCGGTCGTTGTCGTCTTGCCCGAGCCCTGCAGGCCGACCATCATGATCACGGCCGGCGGCGTGACGCCGAGTTCCAGTTCCGACGCATCCGAGCCGAGCATCTCGACCAGCGCATCGTTGACGATCTTGACGACCTGCTGCCCCGGCGTGACCGAGCGCAACACGTTCTGGCCGATCGCCTGTTCCGTCACCTTCTCGACGAAGTCGCGCGCCACCGGCAGCGCGACGTCCGCCTCGAGCAGAGCGACGCGAACCTCGCGCATCGCCGCGCGCACGTCCGCCTCGGTCAGCGCACCGCGGCCGCGCAACCGATCGAACACACCGCCAAGACGGTCGCTCAGGCTTTCGAACATCAAGAACCTTTCGTTTCGATCCACCCGTCTTCGATCGAACGCAAAAGACGCCGGCGGACGAAACCTCGTCGGCCGGCGTAGCCCTTGGGCTGCCTTTCACGCTTCTGTCCGGGGACAAGCGGTCGCGGCGGCTGTTAGCGGAAGTCGGATGCGGGCGCAACCTCCACCCGCTTTAACCCCATCTATACTCTGCCTGCCGCACAGAACACGCTTCACCGACCATAAGGCACGCAACCGCATGGCGTTAGACCCAGATGATCTGCCCGGCAGCCCGCCACCCCGCACCACCGCGCGCCGCGACGTCCTGAACGGCGCGATCACCGTCGCGGCGATCCTGCTGTTCGTCGGCACCGGGTCCGCCGTCCTGTCGATGATGCTGCGCAATTACTTCGCCGGTCAGAACGGACCGGACCAGACCTTGGTCATCGCCCTGTTGCTGAACGTCGCGCTGATCCTGTTCGGCTGGCGCCGCCATCACGAACTGGCGCAGGAGGTGACGGTGCGCACCGCCGCCGAGGAACGCGCGCAGACCCTCGCCTCCAAGGATCCGCTGACCGGCTTCCTCAACCGCCGCTGCCTGGCCGAGGAGGGGGCCGCGATGTTCGTCCGCGCCGAAAAGCGCGGCAAGGCGATGGCGCTGATGATGCTCGATCTCGACCACTTCAAGACCGTCAACGACATGCACGGCCACGCCGCCGGAGACGCCCTGCTCAAGCTGGTGGCGGACGAGATCGCCGCCGCCATGCCCTCGGTCGCGCTCACCGCGCGGCTCGGCGGGGACGAATTCGCCTGTGCGTTCGTGTTCGATCCCGAACATCCCGATACGGTCGAGCGCGTCGCCGAACGCCTGATCAGCCGCATCGCGCAGCCGCTGCATGTCGATGGGCTGCAGGTGCACATCTCCGCCTCGGTCGGCGTGGCGCGCTCCGATTTCGACTGCGGCAGCATCGACGCGTTGATGCGTTCGGGCGATATCGCGATGTATGCGGCGAAGAATTCGGGCCGCAACCGCTTCGCCTGGTTCGATCAGTCGATGGAGCGCGACCTGCAGGCGCGCAACGATCTGGAAAGCGGCCTTCGCGCGGCGATCCCACGGCAGGAGATCGTGCCCTATTTCGAACAGCAGATCGATCTCACCACCGGTCGCCTCAGCGGCTTCGAGGTGCTGGCGCGCTGGGAACATCCGGTGCGCGGGCTGATCCTGCCGGATCGCTTCATCCCGATCGCCGAGGAAACCGGCATGATCGCCGATCTGTCGCTGTCGATCATGCGCCAGGCGTTCCTGGCCGCGCGCGATTGGGATCCCGCCTTGTCGCTGTCGGTCAACATCTCGCCGTGGCAGCTCAAGGACGCGTGGCTGGCGCAGAAGATCATCAAGGTGCTGACCGAAACCGGCTTCCCCGCCAACCGGCTGGAGATCGAGATCACCGAAAGTGCGCTGTTCGACAATCTCGCACTGGCGCAGTCGATCGTCGGCAGCCTGAAGAACCAGGGCATCGGCCTCGCGCTCGACGATTTCGGCACCGGCTATTCCAGCCTCGCGCATCTCCGCGCGCTGCCGTTCGACCGGATCAAGATCGACCGGAGCTTCATCATGTCGATCAACGACAATGCCGAGAGCGCGGCGATCGTCAACGCGATCACCCGGCTGGGCGACAGCCTGAACCTGCCGATCACCGCCGAGGGCATCGAGGAAGCGAGCGTCGAGGAACGCCTGCGCGCGCTGGGCTGCGCGAAGGGCCAGGGTTATCTCTACGGCCGGCCGATGAGCGTTTCGAACGTCCGCCGCCTGCTCGCCGAGAAGCGCCTGCTGCGCACCGGTGGCGATGCCGCCGGCGAGACCATGCGGCCGGACCAGCGCCGGACCGGCTGACCCGCCGCTACCAATCCCCCTGCCCGCTGGCCAGGAACGCGGTTTCGTCATCGGTGGACACCCGGCCAAGCGCCGCGTTTCGCCCCGGAAACCGCCCGAACCGCGCGATCGCGTCGGCATGGTCGCGCGCATATTTCAGGTTGTTCGCGTTACCCAGCGCGGTGAAGCACGCGACGCTCTCCGCCTGCGCCTCCTCATCCTCGGCATGCATCAACGGCATGTAGAGGAATGCGCGCTGTTCGGGCGGCACGCTGCGGTCCCAGCCTTTCGAGATCGCCATCCGCGTCAGGTCCAGCGCCAGCGGATCGGCGGCAAACGCTTCGGCCTGCCCGCGAAACAGGTTGCGCGAGAATTGATCGAGGACGATCACGGCAGCCAACAGCGTCTCCGGATCGCCGCGCCATCCCTCCGCCCGGCTCGCCACGATTCCGTCGCGGACGCGCGCGAATCGATCCGCGATCGCCGCATCGAGCGCATCGTCGCGGGCGAACCACTTGTCTTCCGGAACTTCCCCGAACCAGAAGTCGATCACCTCGAGGGCGTCGTCGTGGACTTCGCCTGGGTTCGCAACTAGATCACCGGCCATGTCCATCTCCCCGGCTGCAACAGGCGCCGATCCCGACATCATCAGTCTCGGCTGCCGCCTCAACATCGCGGAGAGCGAAACGATCCGCGCGCTCGTGTCCGGGCGCGACCTGGTCGTCGTCAACAGCTGCGCCGTCACCAACAATGCCGTGCGCGAGACTCGCGACCGCATCCGCAAGGCGCGGCGCGATCGGCCCGGCGCGGAGATCGTGGTGACCGGCTGCGCCGCGCAGATCGATCCGGCGGGTTTCGCCGCGATGCCCGAGGTCGACCGCGTCGTCGGAAATGCCGAAAAGCTGACCCCCGCCGCCTGGGCCTCGCGCGAAGCGGTGATCGTCGGCGACATCATGGCGGTGCGCGATACCGCCCCGCACCTCGCCGCCGCGTTCGCCGCGCATGCCCGCGCCTTTGTCGAGGTGCAGAATGGCTGCGATCATCGCTGCACCTTCTGCGCGATCCCGTTCGGGCGCGGCAACAGCCGTTCGGTGCCCGCCGGCGCGGTGGTGGATCGCATCGCCGGTCTGGTCGATGCCGGCCACCGCGAGATCGTGCTGACCGGCGTGGACCTGACGAGCTACGGCCCGGACCTGCCCGGCGCACCGACGCTCGGCCTGCTGGTCGAACGCATCCTGCGCCACGTGCCGAGCCTCGAACGCCTGCGCCTGTCCTCGCTCGACGGGATCGAGATCGACGACCGGCTGTTCGACCTGCTGACCGGAGAGGCGCGCGTGATGCCGCATGTCCACCTGTCGCTTCAGGCGGGCGACGACATGATCCTCAAGCGCATGAAGCGCCGCCACTCCCGCGCGCAATCGGTGGCTTTGGTCGAACGGCTCAAGACCGCCCGCTCGGAGATCGCGATCGGCGCGGACCTGATCGCGGGATTTCCCACCGAAGACGATGCGATGGCCGCCAACACGCTGGCGCTGATCCACGATTGCGACATCGTTCACGCGCACATCTTCCCGTATTCGGAGCGCGCCGGCACGCCCGCCGCGCGGATGCCGCAAGTGCCGATCCCGGTGCGCAAGGCACGCGCCGCCCGGTTGCGCGCGGCCGGTGCCGAACGTCGGGCGGCGTGGCTGGGGGGCATGATCGGCACGACACAAGAGATTCTGATCGAGCGGCCCGGCGACCGTGGCCACACCCCCAATTTCGCCGAAGTGCGCTGCGACACCCTCGCCGTCGGCAGCATCCAGGAAGTAAGCATCACCGGAATGACCGACACCCATCTCCTCGCCAAGGCCCTCTCCACCCACCATCGTCATCCCGGCGAAGGCCGGGATCTCGATGAGGCGAGGTTGACGCCCACCCCACGAGACCCCAGCCTGCGCTGGGGTGACGCGAAGCGGGAGGCTTTGGCATGAGCACCGCCTGGCACAACAAGCTGCTCGGCGGCTTCAAGCGCACGTCCGATCGCCTGATCGGCAACCTCGCCGGCCTGGGCGCGGCGCGCCTCGACGACGCTCAGCTCGATGACATCGAGGAAGCGCTGATCGCCTCCGATCTCGGCCCCGAGACCGCCGCGCGCATCCGCGCCCGCCTCGCCGAGGGCAGCTTC from Sphingomonas sp. Leaf357 carries:
- a CDS encoding DUF924 family protein, which translates into the protein MAGDLVANPGEVHDDALEVIDFWFGEVPEDKWFARDDALDAAIADRFARVRDGIVASRAEGWRGDPETLLAAVIVLDQFSRNLFRGQAEAFAADPLALDLTRMAISKGWDRSVPPEQRAFLYMPLMHAEDEEAQAESVACFTALGNANNLKYARDHADAIARFGRFPGRNAALGRVSTDDETAFLASGQGDW
- a CDS encoding putative bifunctional diguanylate cyclase/phosphodiesterase; translation: MALDPDDLPGSPPPRTTARRDVLNGAITVAAILLFVGTGSAVLSMMLRNYFAGQNGPDQTLVIALLLNVALILFGWRRHHELAQEVTVRTAAEERAQTLASKDPLTGFLNRRCLAEEGAAMFVRAEKRGKAMALMMLDLDHFKTVNDMHGHAAGDALLKLVADEIAAAMPSVALTARLGGDEFACAFVFDPEHPDTVERVAERLISRIAQPLHVDGLQVHISASVGVARSDFDCGSIDALMRSGDIAMYAAKNSGRNRFAWFDQSMERDLQARNDLESGLRAAIPRQEIVPYFEQQIDLTTGRLSGFEVLARWEHPVRGLILPDRFIPIAEETGMIADLSLSIMRQAFLAARDWDPALSLSVNISPWQLKDAWLAQKIIKVLTETGFPANRLEIEITESALFDNLALAQSIVGSLKNQGIGLALDDFGTGYSSLAHLRALPFDRIKIDRSFIMSINDNAESAAIVNAITRLGDSLNLPITAEGIEEASVEERLRALGCAKGQGYLYGRPMSVSNVRRLLAEKRLLRTGGDAAGETMRPDQRRTG
- the mtaB gene encoding tRNA (N(6)-L-threonylcarbamoyladenosine(37)-C(2))-methylthiotransferase MtaB, translating into MSISPAATGADPDIISLGCRLNIAESETIRALVSGRDLVVVNSCAVTNNAVRETRDRIRKARRDRPGAEIVVTGCAAQIDPAGFAAMPEVDRVVGNAEKLTPAAWASREAVIVGDIMAVRDTAPHLAAAFAAHARAFVEVQNGCDHRCTFCAIPFGRGNSRSVPAGAVVDRIAGLVDAGHREIVLTGVDLTSYGPDLPGAPTLGLLVERILRHVPSLERLRLSSLDGIEIDDRLFDLLTGEARVMPHVHLSLQAGDDMILKRMKRRHSRAQSVALVERLKTARSEIAIGADLIAGFPTEDDAMAANTLALIHDCDIVHAHIFPYSERAGTPAARMPQVPIPVRKARAARLRAAGAERRAAWLGGMIGTTQEILIERPGDRGHTPNFAEVRCDTLAVGSIQEVSITGMTDTHLLAKALSTHHRHPGEGRDLDEARLTPTPRDPSLRWGDAKREALA